The window GCCTCCTCCTGATGGAGCTCGGAGCCGCGGCCCGTCCACGCGACACGGCGGTGCTCGATCGGCTGCGCCTGGCCGTCCGCGGGGCCGCGAACCGCGAGGTCGCGCTGACCGACATCGGCGAGGGCCAGGAGCTGCTCGAGGCTGCCCGGACCCGCGTCGCCGACTACGCCGACCGGCTGTGGCTCGTCCCGGCGTCCAGCCGCCACACCGGCCTGGAGCAGCTGGAGCAGCTCGTGACCGCGCACGGCAACAGCCACACCGCGCTCTTCGTGGACTACCTCCAGAAGGTCGCGGTGCGCACCGGGCCCACCGTCGAGGCCGAGCGGATCAGCGTGATCACCGCGGGCCTGAAGGAGCTGGCCCTGTCCCACGCGATCGCCGTCGTCGCCGTCGTCGCCGTCGTCGCCACCGACCATGTCGCGCCCCACGCACGCCGGCGGGGTCTGCACCATCTGCGTGCGTCTGCCGCGCTGGCCTGCGAGAGCGACGTGGTGCTGATGCTGAACGAGAAGCTCGCCTGCGTGTCGACGGCGCTCGTGGCTTCCGACCCCGTCCGCGCCGAGACGTTCCGGGACTACGTGGTCCTCAGCATCGAGAAGAACCGCGGTGGCCCGCCGGGAGCCGACCTGGAGTTCCGCAAGGACCTGGCGCACTTCCGGTTCGACCCGACCGGTGAGCACGTCGCCGAGCAGCTCCTCGATGCGCGCGTCGACAACGGCTGACCATCCGCCTGCGTGCGTCGACCGGCAAGATGCCGTCGCCGCCCCCGTGCTCTACGCTGCACCCATGACGCCCAAGATCGTGCCGGCGATGCTCCCGGTTGACTATGCCCGCCTCGGCGACGACTGCGTCGCCCTGGAGAAAGGGGGCGCCGACCGCCTGCAGTGGGACATCATGGACGGCCAGTTCGTGCCGAACATCACCTACGGGCCCGACGTCATCGCGGCCTGCCGACCGCTGGTCTCACTGGGATTCGAGGCACATGTGATGTGCCGGGACCCCGAGTGGATGGTCCCGAAGCTCGTGGATGCGGGCTGCGACATCATCATCGTCCACGTCGAGGCGATGCGCCAGCCCCACGCCACCTACCAGGCCATCCGCAAGGCGGGCGCCCGTGCGGCCATCGCCCTGTCCCCCGCCACGCCGGTGAGCTACATCGAGAACGTGCTCGACCTCGTCGACCTCGTCCTGATCATGACCGTCAACCCCGGGTTCGGCGGCCAGGCCTACATCTCGACGATGGAGCCGAAGATCGCCGCGGCC is drawn from Egibacteraceae bacterium and contains these coding sequences:
- a CDS encoding DnaB-like helicase C-terminal domain-containing protein — encoded protein: MTAPRTFATVLDQLATDSPNGAASRTTPFPTGLWPLDAILEGGLRAHDLVLLGGVPGVGKTVAALQMARQMASTGSTAIYACFEHDESELLVRLLLMELGAAARPRDTAVLDRLRLAVRGAANREVALTDIGEGQELLEAARTRVADYADRLWLVPASSRHTGLEQLEQLVTAHGNSHTALFVDYLQKVAVRTGPTVEAERISVITAGLKELALSHAIAVVAVVAVVATDHVAPHARRRGLHHLRASAALACESDVVLMLNEKLACVSTALVASDPVRAETFRDYVVLSIEKNRGGPPGADLEFRKDLAHFRFDPTGEHVAEQLLDARVDNG
- the rpe gene encoding ribulose-phosphate 3-epimerase, with the protein product MTPKIVPAMLPVDYARLGDDCVALEKGGADRLQWDIMDGQFVPNITYGPDVIAACRPLVSLGFEAHVMCRDPEWMVPKLVDAGCDIIIVHVEAMRQPHATYQAIRKAGARAAIALSPATPVSYIENVLDLVDLVLIMTVNPGFGGQAYISTMEPKIAAARAMIDAGGFDVEIEVDGGIGPDTIAGAAAAGASVFVSGSALWKYESFGAGVTDLRQRATEAAGG